One window of Thermodesulfovibrio aggregans genomic DNA carries:
- a CDS encoding sensor histidine kinase translates to MDILELTLILSQRLSIIATVAFILSRMPALGRVLSRKPSTKDKLILTIVCGGLGILGTFGAVEIHGALANSRVVGVMVGGLLGGPLVGAGAGLIAGVHRYFVGGFTAFSCGLSAVVEGFLGGVVCRYWKKGLIPWHVAWLAGFAGEIIQMLIILTFAKPFSEAVELVKIIAIPMITVNSMGVAIFMLIIKSAVEHQERVAAMQAKATLNITNLILPHLRQGLNENSAHKIAKIILDTLGVAAVAITDRKKILAHVGIGSDHHLCGAPLLTKATLNAIKTGEIQIANKREEIGCSNPKCRLSSAVIVPLKRRKEVIGTLKLYHERENSITSVNLEVARGLAHIFSTQLEIVELDTLARLKTEAELKSLQAQIHPHFIFNALNTIISLIRIEPAKARDLLLNLATFLRYSLKKEKEIPLREELAYVEAYLSIEQARYRDKLTVNYYIEPTVDLDISVPPFTIQPLVENAVKHGLKPKIEGGEILIKILDKDDSIIISVEDNGVGISNSFQRLSEKGSGLGLYLVNERLKRFYGEESTLNIQSFPGIGTEVTFKIPKKYALKDVVFSYSS, encoded by the coding sequence TTATCCTTTCAAGAATGCCTGCTCTGGGAAGAGTTCTTTCAAGAAAACCTTCAACTAAAGATAAATTAATTCTTACGATTGTATGTGGTGGTCTTGGGATACTTGGTACTTTCGGAGCAGTTGAGATTCACGGAGCACTTGCTAACTCAAGAGTTGTCGGAGTAATGGTTGGAGGTCTTCTTGGTGGACCCTTAGTAGGAGCTGGAGCAGGACTTATTGCAGGTGTTCACAGATACTTTGTTGGTGGATTTACAGCTTTTTCATGTGGACTTTCAGCAGTTGTTGAAGGTTTTCTTGGTGGAGTTGTTTGCAGATACTGGAAAAAAGGATTAATTCCATGGCATGTGGCATGGTTAGCAGGTTTTGCTGGAGAGATAATTCAGATGCTTATTATTCTTACCTTTGCAAAGCCTTTTTCAGAAGCGGTAGAGCTTGTCAAAATTATCGCAATTCCAATGATTACTGTTAATTCCATGGGTGTTGCAATATTTATGCTTATAATAAAGTCTGCAGTAGAGCATCAGGAAAGAGTGGCTGCCATGCAGGCAAAGGCTACATTAAACATTACAAATCTTATTCTTCCTCATCTAAGGCAGGGGCTTAATGAAAACTCAGCACACAAAATTGCAAAAATTATACTTGATACTCTTGGTGTTGCAGCTGTAGCAATTACAGACAGAAAAAAAATTCTTGCTCATGTTGGAATTGGGAGTGATCACCATCTTTGTGGGGCACCTTTGCTTACAAAGGCAACACTGAATGCAATTAAAACAGGGGAAATCCAGATTGCCAATAAAAGAGAGGAAATTGGTTGTAGCAATCCCAAATGCAGATTAAGCTCTGCTGTAATTGTGCCTCTGAAAAGAAGAAAGGAGGTCATAGGCACTCTTAAACTTTATCATGAAAGGGAAAACAGCATTACTTCTGTTAACCTTGAGGTTGCCAGAGGTCTTGCCCACATATTTTCAACGCAACTTGAGATAGTTGAGCTTGACACGCTTGCAAGACTTAAAACAGAGGCAGAATTAAAATCACTTCAGGCACAGATTCATCCCCATTTTATATTCAATGCCCTGAATACGATAATCTCTCTTATAAGAATTGAACCTGCAAAAGCAAGAGATTTACTCCTTAATTTGGCAACATTTTTAAGATACAGCTTGAAAAAGGAAAAAGAAATACCATTAAGAGAAGAGCTTGCCTATGTGGAAGCTTATCTTTCCATTGAGCAGGCTCGCTACAGAGATAAGCTCACTGTTAATTACTACATAGAGCCAACAGTGGATCTTGATATATCTGTGCCCCCATTTACAATTCAGCCACTGGTGGAAAATGCTGTAAAACACGGATTAAAGCCAAAAATTGAAGGTGGTGAAATTTTAATAAAAATTCTTGACAAAGATGATAGTATCATAATTTCAGTTGAAGACAACGGTGTGGGAATAAGTAATTCTTTTCAGAGATTATCTGAAAAAGGCTCTGGACTGGGCTTATACCTTGTAAATGAAAGATTGAAAAGATTTTATGGAGAAGAAAGCACTCTTAACATACAAAGTTTTCCGGGCATCGGCACAGAGGTTACCTTTAAAATCCCTAAAAAATATGCTTTAAAAGATGTTGTTTTCAGCTATAGTAGTTGA
- a CDS encoding LytR/AlgR family response regulator transcription factor, with product MLFSAIVVDDEPYAREELLYILSHFDSCRVIGQAGNAKDCIFLYSKFRPDVVFLDIEMPDMSGIEVARQLAKFDNPPLIVFATAYDDYAIEAFELGAVDYILKPFEEKRIAKTIMRIENLKRNQAEWNEAVGRLSQFLEKKKIFKKLPVRQKAGVISFVPFMDILYCEASEGGVKVITVKDEYYFDGTLTELETRLKEEGFMRVHKSYIVNLKRIEAVLPWFKGTYWIVIEGKKNQIPVSKSIVKELKEVLGIKCSS from the coding sequence ATGTTGTTTTCAGCTATAGTAGTTGATGACGAACCCTATGCCAGGGAGGAATTGCTTTACATTCTTTCCCATTTTGATTCCTGCAGGGTAATAGGGCAGGCTGGTAATGCAAAGGATTGTATATTTCTGTATTCAAAATTCAGACCTGATGTAGTCTTTCTTGATATTGAAATGCCTGATATGTCTGGAATTGAGGTGGCAAGACAGCTTGCAAAGTTTGACAATCCCCCACTTATTGTTTTTGCAACCGCTTATGATGACTATGCAATTGAAGCCTTTGAGCTCGGAGCAGTTGATTACATTCTTAAACCCTTTGAAGAGAAAAGAATTGCTAAAACAATTATGCGAATAGAAAATCTCAAAAGAAATCAGGCTGAATGGAATGAAGCTGTTGGAAGACTTTCTCAGTTTCTTGAAAAGAAAAAGATTTTTAAAAAACTTCCTGTCCGGCAAAAAGCAGGTGTTATCAGTTTTGTTCCATTTATGGATATCTTATACTGCGAAGCAAGTGAAGGAGGAGTGAAAGTTATTACAGTAAAAGATGAATACTATTTTGATGGTACGCTTACAGAGCTTGAGACAAGACTTAAAGAAGAAGGTTTCATGAGGGTTCATAAAAGTTACATTGTAAATTTAAAAAGAATAGAAGCAGTGCTGCCATGGTTTAAAGGAACATACTGGATCGTGATTGAAGGTAAAAAAAATCAAATACCTGTGAGCAAATCAATTGTTAAAGAACTTAAAGAAGTTCTCGGGATAAAGTGTAGCAGTTAA
- a CDS encoding carbon starvation CstA family protein, whose product MHALVLVIIAACVFVLAYRFYSAFIAAKVLALDANRQTPAVRLNDGRDYVPTNKWLIFGHHFAAIAGAGPLIGPVLAAQFGYLPGFLWILIGGVLAGAVHDMVVLFASVRHNGKSLAEVAKAQIGPVSYWLVLVATLFLLIIVLAGASIAVVNALFNSPWGAFTVGVTIPIAIFIGAYLKWLRPGKIVEGSIIGVALIILAVVLGPVIKESALAPYFTLSKKELSILIPVYGFFAAVLPVWLLLVPRDYLSSYMKFGTMFLLAIGVILVNPIIQMPATTQFIAGGGPVIPGKVWPFMFITIACGAISGFHSLVSSGTTPKMVENEKDIRVIGYGAMLTESFVALMALIAATVLPTADYFAINSPPAVFQKLGMQVQDLPFLSALVGEELAGRPGGAVSLAVGMADIFSRIGGLRHLMSYWYHFAIMFEALFILTLIDAGTRVGRYLMQEIGGAVYPKLRDYKWWPGVIATSAIFTFCWGYLLYTGTISTIWPLFGVNNQLLGGMALAIATTFLLRMGKAKYIWVTMIPMAFLLVTTIVAGYQNIVNNYLPKHNYLLAVLSAVMIVMVILIVADSVRVWIGILNGKMPLIKETEETSMKEAPTRYLSE is encoded by the coding sequence ATGCATGCACTGGTGCTTGTAATTATTGCAGCATGCGTATTTGTGCTTGCCTACAGGTTCTACAGTGCCTTTATTGCTGCAAAAGTTCTTGCCCTTGATGCGAATCGTCAGACTCCTGCAGTGAGACTTAATGATGGAAGAGACTATGTTCCAACAAATAAGTGGCTTATTTTCGGACATCATTTTGCAGCAATAGCTGGTGCTGGACCATTAATTGGACCTGTTCTGGCAGCACAATTTGGCTATCTGCCAGGGTTTTTGTGGATCCTGATAGGAGGTGTTCTTGCAGGTGCAGTTCATGATATGGTTGTTTTGTTTGCCTCTGTAAGGCATAATGGAAAATCTCTTGCAGAAGTTGCCAAAGCTCAGATAGGACCTGTTTCTTACTGGCTTGTTCTTGTAGCTACCCTGTTTTTATTAATAATTGTTCTTGCCGGTGCTTCCATTGCCGTTGTTAATGCACTATTTAACAGTCCATGGGGTGCTTTTACTGTTGGAGTAACAATTCCAATTGCCATTTTTATCGGAGCCTATCTTAAGTGGCTAAGACCTGGAAAAATTGTTGAAGGAAGTATTATTGGTGTAGCTTTAATTATTCTTGCTGTTGTTCTCGGTCCGGTAATTAAAGAGTCTGCTTTGGCACCATATTTTACTCTCAGCAAAAAGGAACTTTCAATTTTAATTCCTGTTTATGGATTCTTTGCTGCAGTGCTTCCTGTATGGTTGCTTCTTGTTCCAAGAGACTATCTAAGTTCCTACATGAAATTCGGAACGATGTTTTTGCTTGCTATTGGCGTAATTCTTGTTAATCCAATAATTCAAATGCCTGCTACCACACAGTTTATCGCTGGTGGAGGACCTGTAATACCCGGTAAAGTCTGGCCCTTTATGTTTATTACAATTGCCTGCGGTGCTATTTCAGGTTTTCATTCTCTAGTGTCATCAGGAACAACACCAAAGATGGTGGAAAATGAAAAGGACATCAGAGTTATTGGCTATGGTGCAATGCTCACAGAGTCATTTGTTGCATTGATGGCATTAATAGCTGCAACAGTGCTTCCAACAGCAGACTACTTTGCAATAAACAGCCCTCCAGCAGTTTTTCAGAAACTTGGCATGCAGGTTCAGGACCTTCCATTTCTTTCAGCACTCGTAGGTGAGGAACTTGCCGGTCGCCCAGGTGGAGCAGTTTCACTGGCAGTTGGAATGGCTGATATTTTCTCAAGAATTGGTGGATTAAGACATTTGATGAGTTACTGGTATCACTTTGCAATTATGTTTGAGGCTTTGTTCATTCTTACACTGATTGATGCTGGAACAAGAGTTGGAAGATATCTCATGCAGGAAATAGGCGGAGCAGTTTATCCAAAACTCAGGGACTATAAGTGGTGGCCCGGTGTAATTGCAACGAGTGCAATATTCACATTCTGCTGGGGATATCTTCTCTACACAGGAACAATCTCAACAATATGGCCACTGTTTGGAGTGAATAATCAACTTCTCGGTGGAATGGCACTGGCAATAGCAACAACATTTCTTCTTAGAATGGGTAAAGCAAAATACATCTGGGTAACAATGATTCCAATGGCATTTTTACTTGTTACCACCATTGTTGCCGGTTATCAAAATATTGTGAATAATTACCTGCCAAAGCATAATTATCTACTTGCTGTACTTTCTGCAGTAATGATTGTAATGGTCATATTAATTGTGGCAGACTCAGTAAGGGTTTGGATAGGTATCTTAAATGGCAAAATGCCGTTAATTAAAGAGACAGAAGAAACATCCATGAAAGAAGCTCCTACAAGATATCTATCTGAATAA